In Nitrospinota bacterium, a single genomic region encodes these proteins:
- the proB gene encoding glutamate 5-kinase: MKDVKRIVIKIGSAVIAPSNGTISPLIIQNLVNQISKLVKSGLQIVIVSSGAIASGLKQLNLNKPPKNIPQKQAFAAIGQSYLIWTYERYFNKKNQKVAQILLTHDDLSNRQRYLNARNTMFTLLSFGVIPIINENDSVSVEEIKLGDNDTLSALVTNMIEADLLMILSDVDGLYTVNPKEGSEGMLIPTVKNITPEIEKLAGRKKSEAGTGGMFTKIEAAKKAAASGAMTIIVNGSRKNIIAKVMKGEEVGTIFLPESKLKSRKYWIAFTLNPKGAVKVDNGAKKALIDRGKSLLPSGIIETKGNFKPGDSISCIDLKGKEFARGLVNFHSKDLTKIEGCHTKEIEKILGYKYYDEVIHRDNLVIL; the protein is encoded by the coding sequence ATTAAGGACGTTAAAAGGATAGTAATTAAGATTGGAAGTGCTGTTATAGCACCTTCTAACGGAACCATAAGTCCTCTCATTATCCAAAATTTGGTCAATCAAATATCTAAGCTTGTCAAATCAGGGCTTCAAATTGTCATTGTTTCTTCAGGGGCCATTGCTTCAGGGCTCAAACAGCTAAATCTCAACAAACCCCCAAAAAATATTCCTCAAAAACAGGCATTTGCTGCTATTGGCCAGTCTTATTTAATCTGGACATATGAAAGGTATTTTAACAAGAAAAATCAAAAAGTAGCTCAGATTCTCCTCACTCATGATGACCTTAGCAATCGACAACGATATCTCAATGCAAGAAACACAATGTTTACACTACTAAGTTTCGGTGTTATACCAATAATAAATGAAAATGACAGTGTATCCGTAGAAGAAATCAAATTGGGGGATAACGATACTCTCTCCGCCTTAGTAACAAATATGATTGAAGCAGATCTTTTAATGATTCTTTCTGATGTTGATGGTCTTTATACAGTAAATCCTAAAGAGGGCTCCGAAGGTATGCTTATTCCTACTGTAAAGAATATTACTCCCGAAATTGAGAAGCTAGCTGGAAGAAAAAAATCAGAAGCAGGAACAGGTGGTATGTTTACAAAGATAGAGGCAGCAAAAAAAGCAGCAGCTTCTGGAGCAATGACGATCATTGTTAATGGGAGCAGAAAAAATATAATAGCAAAGGTCATGAAAGGCGAAGAGGTAGGAACGATATTTTTACCAGAATCCAAACTCAAAAGTCGAAAATATTGGATTGCCTTTACCTTAAATCCAAAAGGAGCAGTTAAGGTAGATAATGGGGCTAAAAAAGCCCTTATTGATAGAGGTAAAAGCCTCCTCCCTTCTGGGATAATAGAAACTAAAGGTAACTTCAAACCTGGAGATTCCATTAGTTGCATAGACTTAAAAGGTAAAGAATTTGCCAGAGGATTGGTGAACTTTCATTCAAAAGACTTAACCAAAATTGAAGGTTGCCATACCAAAGAAATAGAAAAAATATTAGGATACAAATATTACGATGAGGTTATTCACCGCGATAATCTAGTTATATTATAA
- the obgE gene encoding GTPase ObgE produces the protein MFVDQVKIYVKAGDGGRGCVSFRREKYIPRGGPDGGDGGNGGNIIIEGDNHLHTLLDFKYKQHYKAGKGAGGEGKNKHGKRGKDYILKVPIGTVIKNAETSELLFDITKEKERFIAAKRGIGGRGNTRFKSSTNRSPRFAEDGKRGEDLWLELELKLLADVGLIGKTNVGKSTLLSKISSSRPKIAEYPFTTLIPHLGVVKLDDFRSFVAADIPGLIKGAHKGKGLGIQFLKHIERTKLLIHLIDVTAQWANIIKDFKMINSELHSFNKSLCSKPQIIVLNKIDLIQDIKGIEENYQAYFAKKDYPVYITSAKRGDGIKTLLLKVIEILEKIEKEQKNQKKSKKAIN, from the coding sequence ATGTTTGTTGATCAAGTAAAAATATATGTTAAAGCTGGTGATGGGGGGAGAGGATGTGTGAGTTTTAGAAGAGAAAAATATATACCAAGAGGTGGTCCTGATGGCGGCGATGGAGGAAATGGGGGGAATATAATAATAGAAGGTGATAACCATCTTCATACCTTATTAGACTTTAAATATAAACAACATTATAAAGCAGGAAAAGGTGCTGGAGGCGAGGGAAAGAATAAACACGGAAAGAGAGGAAAAGATTATATTCTAAAAGTTCCAATAGGCACAGTCATCAAAAACGCCGAAACCTCAGAATTATTATTTGATATTACAAAAGAAAAAGAGAGGTTCATAGCTGCAAAAAGAGGAATTGGAGGAAGAGGAAATACGAGGTTTAAATCCTCCACAAATCGAAGCCCAAGATTTGCTGAGGACGGTAAAAGAGGTGAAGACTTATGGTTGGAGCTAGAACTAAAACTATTAGCAGATGTAGGCCTTATCGGAAAAACTAACGTTGGCAAGTCTACCCTTCTCTCAAAGATCTCATCATCTAGACCTAAAATAGCAGAATATCCATTTACAACACTTATTCCTCATCTTGGCGTAGTAAAACTCGATGACTTTAGGAGCTTTGTAGCAGCAGATATCCCAGGCCTCATCAAAGGAGCCCATAAAGGCAAGGGACTGGGAATTCAATTTTTAAAACATATAGAAAGGACAAAGCTATTAATTCATTTAATTGATGTAACAGCTCAATGGGCTAATATCATCAAAGATTTTAAAATGATAAATAGTGAATTACACTCTTTTAATAAAAGCCTCTGTTCCAAACCTCAAATCATAGTCCTAAATAAAATAGACTTGATTCAAGATATAAAAGGAATAGAAGAGAACTATCAAGCTTATTTTGCTAAAAAGGATTATCCAGTATATATCACCTCCGCAAAACGAGGAGATGGAATTAAAACTTTACTTTTAAAAGTCATAGAGATTTTAGAAAAAATAGAAAAGGAGCAAAAGAATCAAAAGAAATCTAAGAAAGCAATTAATTAA
- the rpmA gene encoding 50S ribosomal protein L27, which translates to MAHKKGQGSSANGRDSIGKRLGVKRFSGQKVSAGSILVRQRGTIFKPGENVGLGRDYTLFAKKDGIVMFEKKGKSSRLISVY; encoded by the coding sequence ATGGCTCATAAAAAAGGACAGGGAAGTTCAGCAAATGGGCGTGATTCCATTGGTAAAAGACTTGGGGTAAAGCGTTTCTCAGGTCAAAAGGTGTCTGCAGGAAGTATCTTAGTTCGTCAGCGCGGAACAATATTTAAACCAGGAGAAAATGTTGGTCTTGGAAGAGATTACACGCTGTTTGCCAAGAAAGACGGGATTGTAATGTTTGAAAAAAAAGGCAAAAGTTCCAGATTGATTAGTGTCTATTAG
- the rplU gene encoding 50S ribosomal protein L21, protein MYAIIETSGKQYKVSQGDMIKIEKIKGKVGEEIELKDVLMVCDGNDINIGNPKLKSAKVTGEISGQGKANKIIVFKHKRRKNYRRKQGHRQEFTNIKITGIQT, encoded by the coding sequence GTGTATGCGATTATAGAAACGAGTGGTAAACAGTATAAGGTTTCACAAGGTGATATGATTAAAATAGAGAAGATAAAAGGAAAAGTTGGAGAAGAAATAGAATTAAAAGATGTATTAATGGTGTGTGATGGAAATGATATAAATATTGGAAATCCGAAATTAAAGAGTGCGAAGGTTACTGGAGAAATATCCGGACAAGGAAAAGCAAATAAAATAATCGTGTTTAAACATAAAAGAAGAAAAAACTACCGAAGGAAACAGGGTCATAGACAAGAATTTACAAATATAAAAATAACTGGTATACAAACTTAA